The Rissa tridactyla isolate bRisTri1 chromosome 12, bRisTri1.patW.cur.20221130, whole genome shotgun sequence DNA window TGTGACCCCGGTCCCACGCTCCGAGCTCAGGAAAACGGCGTGAGGGAGCTGGAGACGTGTCTGGTTCCACCTGCGGCACCGGTGGTGAAGGGATCAACGTGATGGTACTTGGAGAAAAAGCGTGGGCTCATGGCTCTCCAGCCCTTGGTTGAGCGCAGGTACGTCTCAGGAACCAGCTGGCATTCGGCATCTTGAAAAGGAAACATCATAACGTAAATATTTAGTACATCCCTTCCTGAGAAAGCATCCAGAGAGCCAGCGGACAAACAAGCCAGAGGGAtagaacagaatatttcagttgctTCTCGCCTCACTCCGCTGCAGGCAGTTGGTATTTGCCTGACAAGTTCATAACACGCACCTACAAGCGGACTTCAGTACTGTTAGATGGAACAAGACAAGAACATTCACCCCATTTTCTCCCAAAGGAATGCTTTATTGACAAGTTTCCTCACTATTTATCTGTATAGAGAAACAGTTCACTACCCAAGCTCCAGCAGTCCCCGTTTCACTGGCTCTGTTCCTCGCAGGGAGGCCAGTTTCAGTCAAACAAGGAGCTCCAGTAAATGACACTCTACACTCCACCTACTGCCAGTACATCTGCCTTCTAATATTTCATCCTGTGTCCCCAggtctgcagagggaggggagcaggggtgggggAAACAGATTAATCAGCAGCTAAGTGTCAAAACTTGCTTCTCTAAAGAAGGGTCAGAGACGGTTCAGCGCCTCCAGGGTGGTAAACCACTAAAACTACCCAGATATGTACATAAGCAAGTCTAAAGACCTGAGTAAGTCCCACTTCGCCTCTAAGGCACAGAATTGCTCACTCCAGGTATTTCTATGTGGAGGCACCTCACCTAGAATAAGATCAGGCCTCTAGAAGAGAACTCGCACTTTTTCAGCTCCTGAGCAATGAAATTGGACATCAAAAGAGCAAAACATCCAGCCTCTGGGGGAAGCGGTTGAGCTCCATTGACTCTCTGCCAGTTTTGTAAACCAAGGTTAGAGCCAGGGCTTTCAAGTGAAAAACCCATCCAGTCACAGTCAGATGTACCAGATGGAGGAGCCCAGAGAGAGCAGAACAGAGACCCTCCAACACGGTGTCCGTAGTGCTAGAGACAGCTTTGGCCTTTTTAATCTGGCCCTGTTGCTAGCAGCCTTCAGAAATTCTTCCTCCAAGAACGAAGGCGTAAGCTGAGAAGGGAGAAGCAAGTTTCATACACTCAGGAAATGGAGTGCACCACTGAATTTAACACAACAACTGGCTTATAAGCATGCTGCTACTACTGCATGATGCAAAACTCCAGTGCTCAACATCCAGCTTTATAACCCTTGCAGTCttctctatagaaaaaaaaaaaaaatcataaacgaGTAAAGCGTAAGGTGATGTAAGGCTTGCAATTCAGTTTCAGAGTCCAAGGGAGCGTTTCCCTAATATGAtgccaaagctttttttttgttgttgtttttaagctttatttctttaaagttcattgcatttaaaaataaagatttttagttttgttAAAGCTAGAGCATTAGTGTAACAACGAGGCAGCTGCTAAGTGAAGTTTCCCTTTTGGGAGCCCAGAAAAAACTCAACTGTTTACCCCATTTACCAGCCTACTCCAATGGGAGCCAGAGAAAACAGTAACAGGAGAAGCCTGGGAGCTCACGGAGAAGCTGCACGGCATGCCCCGAACAGAGACCGTAGCCAGAAGCTGAAGCTAAGATGCCCATGCACTTGGCTTCTCCAATAACTGCGCTCCTCACACTGCTCAGGGCAACGTATCTGTTCCAAGCTAGGTCAGACAAGGGAAAACTGTTTTTATCTATACCACTGGCATTTCTGAGCTACTTTAAGGAAACTCCATCTTACATGCTCTCCCAAGAGGACAGCAGTGATACATTTAACCTACAAACTTTagtgtaaaatattatttttgtgtaCAAAACTTTGCATTCTCTTTATTTGACTTAGATCCAGCAGCAGTGTCTATGAATGAATGATGGATCTCTCCAGACTGGCTCTCAGCCCCTTCTAGGATTCGCATGTTGTTGCTGTTGTGAAGatttgggagggagggggctggctCTTACAGTTGTGCACAGCCGTGCAAAGCCACATCGCAGGTCTAAAAAGGAGCGTTGTCTTGTGGAGGGTTGTCTCCGGCTCCCGAGGGGGAGTGGAGGCCATCGGtgctgttttccctgctgccCACCACTCTGGactgaaaggagagaagagggagtTAGGATAACAAGAAACCAGGACGGAGAATAACAAGTTGACTCCCCCTTGTCAAGGTCACCTACTGTAGCAAAGACTTCACATATCTGAGAGGCCGTTTGCGCAAATTCTAGTCTACAAGGAAAACATTGCAGAAATTAAAGTTTCTGCATGAGGCTTCACCCTACGTGTTTACAAGACAAAGCAGGCTGTTACCTTTATGGTCCCAACTCTATCTTCGAATGACTTGAAGGTCGCAGAATTCCttgaagaaaggagagggggaaaaaaaaaaaacaaagaataaatcaAGACAAGTTAGTTCTTAATTAAATCAAATCGTACAGTGTGACTGGGCTCTCTGGCCTCTCCCATGCAGTGACAGCGGCACCCAGAACACTTCCAGCTCCTCACAGCCTTTGGCACAAATCTCTCAGGCATATCAGACAAGAATGCCACGTACAAACtctgaaggaaaacatttataCCACACGCAATCCACTCAATTGCTTAAGCTAAAATGTTAAGGGAAACAAGTCCTAGTTCACTAGGGAATCAATGCACAATAAGTAGAGAAGAAACTAGCTCTTAAGTTTTACCAGGCTTCCAACTAAAAGCATGCTGTCTTAAAtaatggaaaggaaaagctgaaaaggatttaaaacaaaaggcTTCAGTTTTCCATATTACATCCCATGGGCAAGACGGGCAAGGGCTGTGTGCCTGTACCTATGGGCAGCTTTATTACTACAGGAGTGATCATTTGCATCACGAAATGTTCATAAAAACCACAGTGTAATAAATTACTCAGAGTATTTCTTATTTCTAGCAAGAAATCCAGGTCCATTGTTTGACAACATAACAAGCTCCTTTACTTGCAAATGATTCCAGGGGAGTGCTCAGCACTGAGCGCTGGGACTGGGCAATTACtcacacagagctgctctccccaggctaagctgtgggagcactgggagatgACTAGCCTCATCTAAGTTATTTTCGTTCAAAAGAGTCACTTTATATCTGTGCCTATAAAATAACCTCTGTTAATCTGGAACGAGGATGAAGAGAGAGAGGGCTTCTGTGGGCCTCATCCAGCCCTGCCAGTCGTTTCTCCTGCACGGAGATCACCACCTAATGCAGCACAAGGGCACGTGAGAAGGGCACTGAGCTTCCACGCTGGAGACTGAGGGTTCAAGTTAGGATTCATCTTGGTATTAGCAATGGCTGTGCAGTGCGTTGCGAGAGGAAGACTGTAATCCCTGCCCTGTAATCCCTGCAAGCTGCAAATTTTAATTAGACTTTGGTACAGTTGCAACACTGCATTTAACACCTGTGTTGTTCTTGGACTAATAACCATAAAAAGAGATTgggtaaaaaaaaccaccctgaattACTCAAACTGCAGGACGTGGTTACCCCATACACCAAGTGGGGCCTGCTTAAGAAGGAAACCAGTTGTACAAGTCAACCAAAAACCCAGTAACAACAGTCAGCTGTACTCTCCCACCAACCCCACTCGGGAGACACGGGTATTTGCTACATTACCTCATCGCTGGCATACTTATCGAGTGGCGAATGGAGTAACTGCTACTCGGAAGCATTCAGAATAAGGAGGAAAGAGTTAAATGACAATTTTAGACAGACACTGTGCAAAAGCAGCGTACCCCTGGTTCTTAAGCACTCACTGTACACACACAGCCTGCTGTGGACAACCAAAGCGGCAAGAGCCAGCCCTTTCTTCCCTTATTTAACAGCTGCAGCCCAGAACTTAGTTTTTCTAGACATAGGACAGTAAGCACAAATATTTAACTGCAAACTGCAACTGTGATACAAAAGTCAATTATAGGGCATTGGTTTGTGACAGGTTTCTCAATCTGTGTCAAAAGTGTAGGCAAGGCTTAAATAATCAGCTTCCCCTTTAACATCTGCAAGGGCCTGGCATAGAAACATCTGCTCTTTTAGCAGCCTTGAAGAATATCTTACCTAAAGGAATGCGAGAAGGGGTGAGCCCTGGGAGGAGCCGCAGGcagcagggagaaagggaagcaaCAATCAGACACTTGTTCAGATCTCAACACTAAATGCAGGGCAGCTAAGCAAGGACACGGTCATAGGATCATAGGGCAGCCAAGTCAACTACCCAGGAGGAAGCCTCTCAAAATAAATTGTGGAAGCAAGCAGAAACCAAATGCTTTTCATTAACTCAAGCCAAGCTGAGACATTTTTCAGAGAACAATAACAGCACCTACAGCAACTTAAGAGCCAGGGTGCTCGGGAGGGAAAGGAGTGGGTGTGCAACAACAGCAACCCCCCCCCGAACATTTTACCTACCCCTATCCATTActttcatgtgatttttttattttttaagggcaCGTTTTCCTAACCTGAGGGTTTTATCAAGCGCTAAATAATTTGGTAAAGATACCTCctttccccatttccccccccatgAGCTCTCACACAAGGACAGCATTGCTAGGACTCTGGTTGAGAATTTCTGTAACAGGAACCTGCAACAGATACCTGCACACTATCTTGCCAAGCCTGCAGATCTCAAAAGTTACAGCTCAGAGAACAAACACATCTCCGCATAATAAAGATAAAAGCATCTGGATAAGAGGTATCATGTTTACCCCACAACCTTCTTGCCCGTTTTTAGGTTTCAAGGCAAACTACCCGCCCACAGGTTACCAGATTTCCACAAGTGATTTTGCAATGCAGTAGCATCTCGGTAGTCTGAAATAACAGACCGAGATTTCCTACTTCTAGTAGTAAGATTACTAGGAGGCTCTAAAGGAGCTTCTTTTACCAGAAGCAGTGTTTTATTCCacttaaatataatttttgtctCTGCAGCAGGAAGCAGTCATGGCAAGTTGGATCTTAAGTACCTTGGAAAGGGGTACACGGGCTGTTCTTTACAGCCAGAGCGAAGACGTTAGGCTTTATGGTTTTATTTCCCCATGCATCCAAGTCAGCTCTTTGGCAGGGTAGGTAGACTCCTTGAAATGCTGTCTTTGCATGCAAAATAAGTTAACTTTCTACTTACTCTTGCTTAAAGGAGAACACAGATAACATCCATCCATGCATCATGCTACTCTGTATGCAATACCACAAGCACTGGATCATTTGTTCAGTATCTTGGCCCCGACACAGCAGTaacccttttcctcctttcacaaGGATTTAAAGTTTATGTAAATTCAGGAATTTGCAGGCACCTTTGGGGCTCAGGCTAACATTTCACAATGAATTTGCTTGTAGTATTATGTACAGCAGCAAACTTCAGGCAACGTGAAGTGTATTGTGGGACATAAAATGACAAAGCAAGCTGTtatcaacaaaaagaaaacacttccaaTTTAGCAGTTTACTAGGGTCAGTAAAACGCAGGAACAGAACGTCTAAAAGCCAATTTACTTTTTAACTGTAAGTGGAGACAACAGAAAAAGCTGAACTGGCCAGAATTTGGAAGAGTCCCACCCACTAATTAAGCTACATTTTCTCCCCTCAAGGCAAGCTaatacagcagcagcattaaTGCAACTGGCGTGCAGTTACCGCATTATCTTCACAACGTCTCCTTACAATTCACAGCTATaacatttaaagttattttgacCAGAAAACAGCAACCCTAAAGACTTAACCCAGGGACACATTACTTGTATTTCATAGCACTTTGGTCCAAGCATTTTTAATGGAATTATGACTACGCCCTCCATGTATTGGAGGTGTTTGCCCCATTCATCGTGCCTTCCTTGCATTTATCAACCGGTGAAGGCTGACTAAACAAGGAAATCCCTTCTGTTATCtcaacacttccagtgatggaaaATAAACCTGCTTTACAAGTGAATTTGTagtgtaagaggaaaaaagaaagtacagTAACAGAGGTTGCAGTGTAGGCTATGAGGTCTGTATGGAttctctgggaaaaaaagatCACCCCCACTTGTTCAGAGACGTGATCACAACAATACAACAGACTTCACTCCTCCTCAGCTCTGCTCACATATCAGAACACCAGTCACAGTTTCACCTGGCAAGGGTAGGAAGTGGGACAACTCCTGCAGAAACTTATGCTCAGAGTTAAACCTTATTCAGAATCGTAAATATCAAGACTTGAATGCAGTACAGGAGACAGAAGTCTGTTTATATgcagacagaaaaactgaaagtCTTAACAAAAAATCATTACTGTGTTCCCCCACAGGGCCACATAAAGAAAGCAAATCCTGCTGAAATAACTTTGGCAGGGATTCCCGAGTGATAAGACAGAAGCTGCCTCTATTTCATAATACATCACCCAAGGTATTAGCTATAAAACAGAATGCAGATGTTTAAATTGGTGATGAATGCTGAGCAATACCACTGCTGCAAAGGTCTGACTTGTTTGTAGTCATCCAGGCCAGCATCCACAGCCAGTTTTCACTACGACTATGTCAGAGCAGCTCTGTCACCAGGAGTAACGAGCACACTCTTTCAGCCATGCATCCTTTCTTTCCATTACCTGCTCCTGGGATGGCACAAACATTTCTGCAGCTGCATGGTGAACAGCATTCTCCCAACCAAAAGACAACAGGCAGGACAAAGCCTGCCAAAACGGCTTCTTCCAGTGGCAACACTGGTTCACAAGTTACCCGTTTGGTCCCAAAAGCACAGTTCCCATCCTTTGCCACAACAGCCTGACCAGACTACAGAAGTTTGGCCCCAAATTTACTTCACTTTTCAGTTTAGCATAACATGTTACCACCACATCTTGTGCCAATATCTGTAATGTACTGTGATTACATGCAAATCTCTTCTTCCAGCGGACTAGGCAGTTTCcaggaaagaaaagttaaaactTGAATACTGCAAAGGGTAGGAAGCCAGCTAGTCCTCTGCCAAATTCAGAGAAGTGAGCTACTGAAAACACTCACCAAAAATTACCCTCCAGGAACACAGTAAATAACTCTGAGGACAGCACTAGAATAAATCAGTACTATGTGATCAGAGGCCAACAAGTTCTTACCACTTGGATAGTCCCAGCCACAGTGGAATAGGAAATTCCCTACAAAGAATGACAGCTACCCATTCAATCCAAGATCTGGTACAACATGTTAAACACAAACTCTAAGAATACTTCCCCAGTAGCCTAGACAGGCTGCAAATTCAGAAATAGCTCTCATTCTcattcccaagaaaaaaaacaaacaaacatggaCACGGTATTCTGCATGGAAAACTTGAACGTTGCCAATAATGGGGAAGCAATCTTTAGCTTAAATTTCTGAAGATGAGGTAAATCACCAATTCTAACCTTGAACTTTGCACAGCTGAGAAACTCAAAGCAAGAACCTCAGTCTGCAACCGAGGGAACCAGCCCTCTACTTTCCAATTCAGAGAGGTTTAAATTTGCAACCCCTTCAGCGGTCATCTGCTTAAGCAATCGAGATAACCACCAACCACAAGAACTTTTTTATGTTGTCACGATCTTCTGAATCAATTAGTATCTTCCAATCAACATGACATAACTGTGCCTGGAAGGCATACCGCCCTTCTCCAAGGAAATTTGACACACAGGACTGGAAACTGCATGAAATGCATTATCCAGACTTTGCCCCATTTTAAAGCATAACAGAGCACAGGAGTGATGACCCCTTTCTAATCCTAAACAGTAACGCTGAGAAAACACACTTCCACAATCCAATAATGAATGGAAAAGGTAAGCTTTAATACTAGTTTCTTACGTATGATGTAAAAGCTGCAGTGAAACTGTTGGATAGTTAAAAGGGGAAGGCTGCTAAAAACGTTCTGTCAGTTCTCCTAACCCAAATCAAACTTAAATGCCTTAGAACAGATTTTATCCCATGAAGTCTTTAATAAGTGTTCAATCTGTCCTAAACTGCGATGTACAAGGCTAAACAGGAGAAGGTAGACCATCAATAGCAATGTACTTCCAACtaagcagaaaaatggaaaaaagcctaGTTATTGTCTAAAGTCTCATTACTGTTTGAAAACAAGATCAAAGCACCAGAGCGCAAAACAGAAATCTTACCTCATGTCACCAAGTTTCCTGCTGATAACAGAACCTACATTGGAAAGGGCTGCTGAAGTCTTCTGTCCTGCCTGGGAAAGGGTTTCTTGGGTCTTCTTATAACTAAATAGAAAAAGAACATCATAAATTGAACTAATGGGTAGCACCTGAAAGCAAGAAGCACACCCTCCCCTTCCATATTAAAGGAAAGAAGCTAGGTTAGTGAGCTGCACTGACTCCACTGAAAGAGGCCCTTCCAGTCTTGCACATATTCAAAGACTGGAAGTTTTAAGGTGGCAGCAAGTGTAGGATAAACCTTTCTATACACTCACTTCACCATTTTGACCATATGTTCTTAAATCTGACAAacatgggggggtggggggaagaaaaagaatgaccAGCCCCAAATTCCCATGTGGAAACACCATAGCATCGGATCCTATTTGCTCTACAACTATCTTTTGGtctccttgaaaaaaaataagtctatgAACCTATTCTACAATAGCCTTGTAGCCTTGAAGAAGTTATAGCATTTGTTGTAGTGTTAGGTTACAGAGGAAAGAGGCAAGAGTAACATCACCGGATAGGAAAGAAATAGAGGAATCTGCATTATCTCTACAACTTGCTGTTTAGAAATAAATTGGTAGAGAAGTTTCCTATCAGTTACCATTAACCACAATACATAAGAAGTCTGACAGCTCGTATTTGTCAGCTGATTACATTTCAGTTTGTACCAGAGCTGGAGAAGACAGACACTTGAGAACCGTTGTTTCCTTCACATGAGACTAGTCTCAGGAACAAAGATTCTTTGAGCCACTTTCATTAACTGATCCTCTCTAAGCTATTCCACAGTTGGTGATTAACATCTAGATTTATGGCATtcttcaaattattaaaaaaagaaaagacttagGCTGGAAAACAAGTCCAACAATTTAAGGGAAGTTTTCTTATTCCAAATATTTCagcttgagattatttttttgcctgactAGGATATTTAGAAGGGCATTATAAACAGCCTAACCTCCTTTCTCATGCCTGAGCTCCCAAGCCTAGAAGCACCACGATGACAGCTGACTTATTTATATCTCATTCTCTCCAGACAGAAGTGCAGGAGACAGCACCGCAGCACCTGAACTGGATTCAAGCAATACCAATTACAAcatgttggttttttggttgttgtggttttttttttttgtttaagaccACAGCCAAGTATCAAGTATTTCTGAATCAAGAATGTATACAAGACTTATGCAGAAGAGGGCAAAACTGCATCAGCTTTACCTTccctcttcctgctcctgaaAGAAAATTCCTataacaaacacatttttcagacCAATTTCTCTTGAATTCAGTGACCCCAGAATAACCTGAGTGTGGCCCAACAGCGAGGTCTCAACACTGTTTCTCCACAGCACAATCTTTTGCAAGAAGCAGTCATTTAAGGACAAGTCAGGAGTGAACTGGTCAGCACCAACACCGCTTGCTCTTACATGTGCCTTCCTATCGCAATAGCTGTGGAACCCTAGGGCCAAAGTTGCTTTGGAAGAGGAGGATCTCAAACCCCTTCAGCAGTCAGGCTCCTCCCCAGCTGACTGAGTCCTATCATGGGGTTTGATTTACAGCTGCCTAACAGAAACATCAAAGACCTCATGCTCACTGAAGTATGTTGTGCTAACTTCTACATCTGCTTGGCATTCAACTCTCAGAAATCAGCACTGAGCACCAGAGAAGCAGTGAGAGGAATGGTTTACAGACTCAAAGGACACCATCACTTCATGCACACACTGCAAACTTCAGCAGATAAAGGCCAGAGATTTTCCAACTGCTTTTTCCACACTTGCCAGCTGTATTCGTAAGAAAACTGAAGATCTAGCATTCACGCGCTGCTCCTTCTGACTAAATGTGCTCCTTCGCAATGCCAGCACAACTGTTTGTGCTGACACAGTGATCTAGACCAAGGAAACGATGCGGCTGAAATATAaacttggaagaagaaaagacagcagCAGCCAGATCAGATCGCCAGCAGTCTAATCCTGCATCCACAGCTCCCGCACACACGTACACACCTCCACCACTGCAACGCAGGAGGCAGAGCCAGGAGAGTGCAGCCAAGATGAGAAGCTCTTTAACCCAGAACTGCTGTCAGACACACATGTGGAGCTGCATCTGTGACAACCAGGGATCAGGTTATACAAGACTTTAATGCAACTTAACTACGCCCAGCCCTGACCTAGAAGCGCAACTATTCTCCTTGCAAGAGACACAGCCAGGTTTACCATGGCTTTAAATTCACAATCACTCACTTTTTTCCCTTAGCAGCAGTACAAAGCACAATAGAACAATCCAAATCTgggagtaaataaataaatatgagctCTGATTAATACCTTGCTCTACTAAcaggcagctggcagcagcagaagctgcagaagtGACCTATGCCCTATGGCGTTCATCCTCTGGTACTCAAACCAGAGGATGCACCCCTCTCCTATAAACCCTGACGGGGAGAAG harbors:
- the TPD52L2 gene encoding tumor protein D54 isoform X3; translated protein: MESASQDINLNSPNKGLLSDAMTDVPVDSAASARTAAPEGLTLAEEEELRSELAKVEEEIGTLRQVLAAKERHCGELKRKLGLTPLDGLKQNLSKSWHDVQVSTAYVKTSEKLGEWNDKVTQSDFYKKTQETLSQAGQKTSAALSNVGSVISRKLGDMSPEWWAAGKTAPMASTPPREPETTLHKTTLLFRPAMWLCTAVHNYAECQLVPETYLRSTKGWRAMSPRFFSKYHHVDPFTTGAAGGTRHVSSSLTPFS
- the TPD52L2 gene encoding tumor protein D54 isoform X11, which produces MESASQDINLNSPNKGLLSDAMTDVPVDSAASARTAAPEGLTLAEEEELRSELAKVEEEIGTLRQVLAAKERHCGELKRKLGLTPLDGLKQNLSKSWHDVQVSTAYKKTQETLSQAGQKTSAALSNVGSVISRKLGDMRAHPFSHSFSSYSIRHSISMPAMRNSATFKSFEDRVGTIKSRVVGSRENSTDGLHSPSGAGDNPPQDNAPF
- the TPD52L2 gene encoding tumor protein D54 isoform X5, translated to MESASQDINLNSPNKGLLSDAMTDVPVDSAASARTAAPEGLTLAEEEELRSELAKVEEEIGTLRQVLAAKERHCGELKRKLGLTPLDGLKQNLSKSWHDVQVSTAYKKTQETLSQAGQKTSAALSNVGSVISRKLGDMSPEWWAAGKTAPMASTPPREPETTLHKTTLLFRPAMWLCTAVHNYAECQLVPETYLRSTKGWRAMSPRFFSKYHHVDPFTTGAAGGTRHVSSSLTPFS
- the TPD52L2 gene encoding tumor protein D54 isoform X4, with amino-acid sequence MESASQDINLNSPNKGLLSDAMTDVPVDSAASARTAAPEGLTLAEEEELRSELAKVEEEIGTLRQVLAAKERHCGELKRKLGLTPLDGLKQNLSKSWHDVQVSTAYLSASSTLEDWNEKLTQSEAYKKTQETLSQAGQKTSAALSNVGSVISRKLGDMSPEWWAAGKTAPMASTPPREPETTLHKTTLLFRPAMWLCTAVHNYAECQLVPETYLRSTKGWRAMSPRFFSKYHHVDPFTTGAAGGTRHVSSSLTPFS